A single Deinococcus sedimenti DNA region contains:
- a CDS encoding lamin tail domain-containing protein: MFNSTVRRGFVLLASVSLALSSCGRTPAAAPNLSALAAAGEPVINELYYDSPSTDVGTFIELKGPAGASLSGYTLAAFDTAGTQYRTITLSGTIPASGYFVVAQDTTVASRNLVNAGADLNNGAGSLRLLKSTTIIDAVAYGSPTSNKGEGTSAATTGAGSALARVPDGSDTNANSVDFKVQLSTAGAANGGGTGGGGTTTKKVLFDLTKAEDAGNADWRIDGAYSDYATALRGLGYTVSSITGTSITSASLSGASVLVIPEPQNPFSDAERAAIQTFVQNGGGVFMITDHRVSDRNNSGWDSPEVFNGWDGSTPASVSSTYQASLNSDVIFGLNASFNSSFSDPVLTATPVTTHPILNGVSSAGVYVGTSVDVLAGTALMGTGGRTYLAVNSVGSGRVAMWGDSSTFGDNTYSDGSTGTYNNWPNLSNATMGKNIVRWLAKDL; encoded by the coding sequence ATGTTCAATTCAACTGTCCGGCGCGGCTTCGTGCTGCTGGCCTCCGTTTCCCTTGCGCTGTCCTCCTGTGGTCGCACGCCTGCTGCGGCGCCGAACCTGTCGGCCCTGGCGGCGGCGGGCGAGCCGGTCATCAACGAGCTGTACTACGACTCCCCCAGCACGGACGTGGGGACGTTCATCGAGTTGAAGGGCCCGGCGGGCGCGAGCCTGAGTGGGTACACGCTGGCGGCGTTCGACACGGCGGGCACGCAGTACCGCACGATCACGCTGTCCGGGACGATCCCAGCGAGCGGGTACTTCGTGGTGGCGCAGGACACGACGGTCGCGAGCCGGAATCTGGTGAATGCGGGCGCGGACCTGAACAACGGGGCGGGCAGCCTGCGTCTGCTGAAGAGCACCACGATCATCGACGCGGTGGCGTACGGCTCACCCACCAGCAACAAGGGCGAGGGCACGTCGGCCGCCACGACTGGGGCAGGGAGCGCCCTGGCACGCGTGCCAGACGGTTCGGACACGAATGCGAACAGCGTGGACTTCAAGGTTCAGCTCAGCACGGCGGGCGCGGCGAACGGGGGCGGGACGGGCGGCGGTGGCACGACCACGAAGAAGGTCCTGTTCGACCTGACGAAGGCCGAAGACGCCGGGAACGCCGACTGGCGCATTGACGGGGCGTACAGCGATTACGCGACTGCTCTGCGCGGCCTGGGCTACACGGTGAGCAGCATCACGGGCACGAGCATCACCTCGGCCAGCCTGTCGGGCGCGTCGGTGCTGGTCATTCCCGAGCCGCAGAACCCCTTCAGTGACGCCGAGCGCGCCGCGATCCAGACCTTCGTGCAGAACGGCGGTGGGGTGTTCATGATCACCGATCACCGCGTCAGCGACCGCAACAACAGCGGCTGGGACAGCCCGGAAGTCTTTAACGGCTGGGACGGCAGCACGCCGGCCAGCGTCAGCAGCACGTATCAGGCCAGCCTGAACAGTGACGTGATCTTCGGCCTGAACGCGTCGTTCAACTCCAGCTTCAGCGACCCGGTCCTCACGGCGACCCCCGTGACCACCCACCCGATCCTTAACGGCGTGAGCAGCGCCGGGGTGTACGTGGGGACCAGCGTGGACGTCCTGGCGGGCACGGCGCTGATGGGCACGGGCGGCAGGACGTACCTCGCGGTGAACAGCGTCGGGTCGGGCCGCGTGGCGATGTGGGGCGACAGCAGCACCTTCGGGGACAACACGTACTCGGACGGCAGCACCGGCACGTACAACAACTGGCCGAACCTCAGCAACGCCACGATGGGCAAGAACATCGTGCGCTGGCTGGCCAAGGACCTCTGA
- the pheS gene encoding phenylalanine--tRNA ligase subunit alpha, which yields MQHEAIPEIQAATTLEALQAVKTKYVGKSGLVTRELGTLGKLPPEERKTRGAEINAVRQAIQDALDTRETTLKREALDAQLASEAIDVTLPGLPLPAGGLHPINRVYDDLTGIYERLGYTVVEGPEVEDEHHNFEALNVPWYHPARDLQDTFWLEDGRLLRTHTSPMQIRYMVDHEPDLKIVVRGKVYRYEATDATHESMFHQLEGLVVGDHINMADLKGTIAEMARGLYGPRAKVRFQPSYYPFVEPGADFAVYWDNPRGESKWLELGGCGMVHPNVFKAVDDLREAQGKPRVYEGKTGFAFGLGPERIAMLKYKIPDIRYFYANDPRVIGQFRGELE from the coding sequence ATGCAGCACGAAGCCATTCCCGAAATCCAGGCGGCCACCACCCTCGAAGCCCTGCAAGCCGTCAAGACCAAATACGTCGGCAAGAGCGGCCTCGTCACCCGCGAACTCGGCACCCTCGGAAAACTCCCACCCGAGGAACGCAAGACCCGCGGTGCCGAAATCAACGCCGTCCGGCAGGCCATCCAAGACGCCCTCGACACCCGCGAAACCACCCTGAAACGCGAAGCGCTCGACGCCCAGCTGGCCAGCGAAGCCATCGACGTCACCCTCCCCGGCCTCCCCCTCCCCGCAGGCGGCCTGCACCCCATCAACCGCGTCTACGACGACCTCACCGGCATCTACGAACGCCTCGGGTACACCGTCGTCGAAGGCCCCGAAGTCGAAGACGAACACCACAACTTCGAAGCCCTCAACGTCCCCTGGTACCACCCCGCCCGCGACCTCCAGGACACCTTCTGGCTCGAAGACGGCCGCCTCCTGCGCACCCACACCAGCCCCATGCAGATCCGCTACATGGTCGACCACGAACCCGACCTCAAAATCGTCGTGCGCGGCAAGGTCTACCGCTACGAAGCCACCGACGCCACCCACGAAAGCATGTTCCACCAGCTCGAAGGCCTCGTCGTCGGCGACCACATCAACATGGCCGACCTGAAAGGCACCATCGCCGAAATGGCCCGCGGCCTCTACGGCCCCCGCGCCAAAGTCCGCTTCCAACCCAGCTACTACCCCTTCGTCGAACCCGGCGCGGACTTCGCCGTGTACTGGGACAACCCCCGCGGCGAAAGCAAATGGCTCGAACTCGGCGGATGCGGCATGGTCCACCCCAACGTCTTCAAAGCCGTCGACGACCTCCGCGAAGCCCAGGGCAAACCCCGCGTGTACGAAGGCAAAACCGGCTTCGCATTCGGCCTCGGACCAGAACGCATCGCCATGCTCAAGTACAAAATCCCCGACATCCGCTACTTCTACGCCAACGACCCCCGCGTCATCGGACAGTTCCGAGGAGAACTGGAGTGA
- a CDS encoding putative bifunctional diguanylate cyclase/phosphodiesterase yields the protein MTAQASSLQRRGALLGLGLLLALYLLHLLHLLGWSAAGPAYVTLFLGGALLTSWLARFTVTPGAWRWMALGVALWGAGQGVYTLVAPLTGQVSLADAFFLALPVCFLMGFREFERHWPTLTSRAAQLDVAALVMALGAFAWFGLMAQQVVQTETGLFSRVVVTLYPLSDLLLLTLLLAQAWRGPVGSPRGLQVLAGAMLCMVAADLGYLYLTAHGAYSGADWPDALWPVTALLLPVAALRATRHDRQAPRDLPRWVRAVSPYAALLGTFLLVGTLASGVREVGVVAAAFVVALLVAARQTLALLDLERQGVDLQRSQALLMFQAEHDALTGLGNRAKLQRLLAEALAPRGPGRPVGLVMMDLDDFRYVNDALGHRAGDEFLKESARRVQQVAGAHSAGAVACRLGADEFVVLVPEAAPDGLLRLGEALRAALSEPVLLDGQRMRLTASLGAALGSPGLLGADLLRWADLALADARRGGRDAVHLFDPQQDDAAAARRVLVETRLRGALERGELRLHYQPQQERSGAVRHFEALLRWQDALLGQVSPAEFVPVAETAGLITELDLWVLNEACQQLRAWRTVHPTWQVAVNISPPLLLRRDFVPRLRDLLAETGVAVGSLELEVTERLLIEHEDQTRETLRALLDLGIGVALDDFGVGQSSLSSLLHLPITTLKIDRAFVRPLDAEDAVEAQAAFKIVQAIVALARSLHLRVVAEGVETGEQAAAVWRLGLDAVQGYWTGRPVPPEALVRPAGLPAPLDDPPADTRDLN from the coding sequence ATGACGGCGCAGGCTTCCTCTCTGCAGCGGCGCGGCGCGCTGCTCGGGCTGGGCCTGCTGCTGGCGCTGTACCTGCTGCACCTGCTGCACCTGCTGGGGTGGTCGGCGGCCGGACCGGCGTACGTGACGCTGTTCCTGGGTGGGGCGCTTCTGACCTCCTGGCTGGCGCGGTTTACGGTCACACCGGGAGCGTGGCGCTGGATGGCGCTGGGGGTGGCGCTGTGGGGGGCGGGGCAGGGCGTGTATACGCTGGTCGCCCCGCTGACCGGGCAGGTCAGCCTGGCGGACGCGTTCTTCCTGGCGCTGCCGGTGTGCTTCCTGATGGGTTTCCGGGAGTTCGAGCGGCACTGGCCGACCCTGACCAGCCGCGCCGCGCAGCTGGACGTGGCGGCGCTGGTCATGGCGCTGGGTGCGTTCGCGTGGTTCGGGCTGATGGCGCAGCAGGTGGTGCAGACGGAGACGGGGCTGTTCAGCCGCGTGGTGGTGACCCTGTACCCGCTGTCGGACCTGCTGCTGCTGACGCTGCTGCTGGCGCAGGCGTGGCGCGGTCCGGTGGGGTCACCCCGGGGATTACAGGTGCTGGCGGGCGCGATGCTGTGCATGGTGGCGGCCGATCTGGGGTACCTGTACCTGACGGCGCACGGGGCGTACAGCGGCGCTGACTGGCCGGACGCGCTGTGGCCGGTGACGGCGCTGCTGCTGCCGGTGGCGGCGCTGCGGGCCACCCGGCATGACCGGCAGGCGCCGCGCGACCTGCCGCGCTGGGTGCGGGCCGTCTCGCCGTACGCGGCGCTGCTGGGGACGTTCCTGCTGGTGGGGACGCTGGCGTCGGGTGTGCGGGAGGTGGGGGTGGTGGCGGCGGCGTTCGTGGTGGCCCTGCTGGTCGCGGCGCGGCAGACGCTGGCGCTGCTGGACCTGGAGCGGCAGGGCGTGGACCTGCAGCGCAGTCAGGCGCTGCTGATGTTCCAGGCCGAGCATGACGCGCTGACGGGGCTGGGCAACCGCGCGAAGTTGCAGCGTCTGCTGGCCGAGGCTCTCGCGCCGCGCGGACCGGGCCGGCCGGTGGGGCTGGTCATGATGGACCTGGATGACTTCCGGTATGTGAACGACGCGCTGGGGCACCGGGCCGGGGACGAGTTCCTGAAGGAGTCGGCGCGGCGCGTGCAGCAGGTGGCCGGGGCGCACAGCGCCGGGGCGGTCGCGTGCCGGCTGGGTGCCGATGAGTTCGTGGTGCTTGTGCCGGAGGCGGCGCCGGACGGCCTGCTGCGGCTGGGCGAGGCGCTGCGTGCCGCGCTGAGCGAACCGGTGCTGCTGGATGGTCAGCGGATGCGGCTCACGGCGTCGCTGGGCGCGGCGCTGGGGTCACCTGGGCTGCTGGGTGCGGACCTGCTGCGGTGGGCGGATCTGGCCCTGGCGGACGCCCGGCGCGGCGGGCGCGACGCGGTGCACCTGTTCGACCCGCAGCAGGACGACGCGGCGGCGGCGCGGCGCGTGCTGGTGGAGACGCGGCTGCGCGGCGCGCTGGAACGCGGCGAGTTGCGCCTGCACTACCAGCCGCAGCAGGAACGCAGCGGCGCGGTGCGGCACTTCGAGGCGCTGCTGCGCTGGCAGGACGCCCTGCTGGGTCAGGTGTCCCCGGCGGAGTTCGTGCCCGTGGCGGAAACGGCGGGGCTGATCACGGAACTGGACCTGTGGGTGCTGAATGAGGCGTGCCAGCAGTTGCGGGCGTGGCGGACCGTGCACCCGACGTGGCAGGTGGCGGTGAACATCAGTCCGCCGCTGCTGCTGCGCCGGGATTTCGTGCCGCGCCTGCGGGACCTGCTGGCGGAGACCGGGGTCGCGGTCGGCTCGCTGGAACTCGAGGTCACCGAGCGGCTGCTGATCGAACATGAGGACCAGACCCGCGAGACGCTGCGTGCCCTGCTGGACCTGGGGATCGGGGTGGCACTGGATGACTTCGGGGTGGGTCAGTCGTCCCTGTCGTCTCTGCTGCACCTGCCGATCACGACCCTGAAGATCGACCGGGCGTTCGTGCGGCCCCTGGACGCCGAGGACGCCGTGGAGGCGCAGGCGGCGTTCAAGATCGTGCAGGCGATCGTGGCGCTGGCCCGCAGCCTGCACCTGCGCGTGGTGGCCGAGGGGGTCGAGACGGGCGAGCAGGCGGCGGCCGTCTGGCGGCTGGGGCTGGACGCCGTGCAGGGCTACTGGACGGGCCGCCCGGTGCCGCCCGAGGCGCTGGTGCGCCCGGCTGGGCTGCCCGCGCCGCTGGACGATCCACCGGCCGATACCCGTGACCTGAACTGA
- a CDS encoding YybH family protein: protein MPPLPGEPTRVLQAYADAVHARDTEALLALYHPHVTVYDMWEHWQYDGQQAWRGMVEGWFASLGDERVQVTFDDVRSTVTPGMALVHAFVTYAGLSASGERLRAMNNRLSLTLTRSGDGWLILHEHSSAPAEFGSGKVNLHRPA from the coding sequence ATGCCGCCCCTCCCCGGTGAACCCACCCGCGTCCTCCAGGCCTACGCCGACGCCGTCCACGCCCGCGACACCGAAGCCCTGCTCGCCCTGTACCACCCCCACGTCACCGTGTACGACATGTGGGAACACTGGCAGTACGACGGCCAGCAGGCGTGGCGCGGCATGGTCGAGGGCTGGTTCGCCAGCCTCGGCGACGAACGGGTGCAGGTCACCTTCGACGATGTCCGCAGCACCGTCACGCCGGGGATGGCCCTCGTGCACGCCTTCGTCACCTACGCGGGCCTCAGCGCCAGCGGCGAACGCCTGCGCGCCATGAACAACCGCCTGAGCCTCACCCTCACCCGTAGCGGCGACGGCTGGCTGATCCTCCACGAACACAGCAGCGCCCCCGCCGAATTCGGCAGCGGCAAGGTCAACCTCCACCGACCAGCGTAG
- a CDS encoding glutamate synthase subunit beta, with product MSKITGFLDQPRIKDQYAPVDARLKHYHEFLLPLAPDAARLQATRCMDCGIPFCNNGCPVGNIIPDFNNLVYQDDWRSALDTLHSTNNFPEFTGRICPAPCEAACTLNINGDAVGIKSIELSIIERGWQEGWVTPQPPAVKTGKKVAVIGSGPAGLAAAQQLARAGHDVTVFEKNDRVGGLMRYGIPDFKMDKHHIDRRVEQMQAEGVTFRTGTLVGAWPDASRVTNLSKKTVTPDELNAEFDAVLLAGGAEQPRDLPAPGRDLDGIHFAMEFLPQQNRVNAGDKLKKQLRADGKHVIVIGGGDTGSDCVGTSNRHGAASVTQFEVMPQPPEQENKPLVWPYWPMKLRTSTSHEEGATREFAIATKEFIGKGGKVTGVKTVRMEFKGGQLTEIPGSEEIHKADLVLLAMGFVSPVGTVIDAFGIQKDARGNAHAHTDEGGYRTNVQGVFAAGDMRRGQSLVVWAIREGRQAARAIDQHLMGTSVLPR from the coding sequence ATGAGCAAGATCACCGGCTTCCTCGACCAGCCGCGCATCAAGGACCAGTACGCCCCGGTCGACGCGCGCCTCAAGCACTACCACGAATTCCTGCTGCCCCTCGCCCCGGACGCCGCCCGCCTCCAGGCGACCCGCTGCATGGACTGCGGCATCCCGTTCTGCAACAACGGCTGCCCCGTCGGGAACATCATCCCGGACTTCAACAACCTCGTGTACCAGGACGACTGGCGCAGCGCGCTGGACACCTTGCACTCCACGAACAACTTCCCGGAATTCACGGGCCGCATCTGCCCCGCCCCCTGCGAGGCCGCCTGCACCCTGAACATCAACGGCGACGCGGTCGGTATCAAGAGCATCGAGCTGAGCATCATCGAACGCGGCTGGCAGGAAGGCTGGGTCACGCCGCAACCCCCCGCCGTGAAGACCGGCAAGAAAGTCGCCGTGATCGGTTCCGGCCCCGCCGGACTGGCTGCCGCGCAGCAGCTCGCCCGCGCCGGGCACGACGTGACCGTGTTCGAGAAGAACGACCGCGTGGGCGGCCTGATGCGCTACGGCATCCCCGACTTCAAGATGGACAAGCACCACATCGACCGCCGCGTCGAACAGATGCAGGCCGAGGGCGTCACCTTCCGCACCGGCACCCTGGTGGGCGCATGGCCCGACGCCAGCCGGGTCACGAACCTCAGCAAGAAGACCGTCACACCCGACGAACTGAACGCCGAATTCGACGCCGTGCTCCTCGCGGGCGGCGCCGAACAACCCCGCGACCTTCCGGCGCCCGGCCGCGACCTGGACGGCATTCACTTCGCCATGGAATTCCTGCCGCAGCAGAACCGCGTGAACGCCGGCGACAAACTGAAGAAGCAGCTGCGCGCCGACGGGAAGCACGTCATCGTGATCGGCGGCGGCGACACCGGCAGCGACTGCGTCGGCACCAGCAACCGCCACGGCGCCGCTAGCGTCACCCAGTTCGAGGTGATGCCCCAGCCGCCCGAACAGGAGAACAAACCCCTCGTGTGGCCCTACTGGCCCATGAAACTCCGCACCAGCACCAGCCACGAGGAAGGCGCCACCCGTGAATTCGCCATCGCCACCAAGGAATTCATCGGCAAGGGCGGCAAGGTCACCGGCGTCAAGACCGTCCGCATGGAATTCAAAGGCGGCCAGCTGACCGAAATCCCCGGCAGCGAGGAGATCCACAAGGCCGACCTCGTCCTGCTCGCCATGGGCTTCGTCAGCCCCGTCGGCACCGTCATCGACGCCTTCGGCATTCAGAAGGACGCCCGCGGCAACGCCCACGCCCACACCGACGAGGGCGGCTACCGCACCAACGTGCAGGGCGTGTTCGCCGCCGGGGACATGCGCCGCGGCCAGAGCCTCGTCGTGTGGGCCATCCGCGAGGGCCGCCAGGCCGCCCGCGCCATCGACCAGCACCTCATGGGCACCTCGGTCCTGCCCCGCTGA
- a CDS encoding potassium/proton antiporter: protein MGEGHAELFLLLAGVLLLVSLLMSRIGGRLGIPGLLLFLGVGMLAGSDGLGIQFQDYRLAQTIGTVALCFILFQGGLDTNWTLTRPVVRRGLSLATLGVLGTAGIMAAFTHYAFGFPWLTAWLLGAVVSSTDASAVFSVLKERQLGLKGDVAPLLEFESGGNDPMAVFLTVGLLELIANPGLGVLSIVPLFLKQMLLGAVFGVVMGRAALWILNRLQLQFEGLYSVLSLALALTIFAGTAVAGGSGFLAIYIAGVILGNADFIHKRSLIGFHDGLSWLMQVAMFLTLGLLVNPRELLPTAGLALACALVLVFLARPVSVYLALARARMPLNEKSMVAWVGLRGAVPIVLATFPLLAGVPQAQTLFNIVFFIVLVSVLLQGTTLTLVARFLHVREALPVSTTSPITYTPTGHDRNNMVELEVTPGSAADGQRIVDLRLPPEALVILINRAGEYLIPRGATELRGGDNVLVLAGPEELREVQRRLTVPASA from the coding sequence ATGGGTGAAGGGCACGCCGAACTGTTCCTGCTGCTGGCCGGGGTGCTGCTGCTCGTCAGTCTGCTCATGAGCCGCATCGGGGGGCGGCTGGGCATTCCGGGCCTGCTGCTGTTCCTCGGGGTGGGGATGCTGGCCGGGTCCGACGGGCTGGGCATCCAGTTTCAGGACTACCGGCTGGCGCAGACGATCGGCACGGTGGCGCTGTGCTTCATCCTGTTCCAGGGGGGCCTGGACACCAACTGGACGCTCACGCGGCCCGTGGTGCGCCGCGGCCTGAGCCTGGCGACGCTGGGGGTGCTGGGCACGGCGGGCATCATGGCGGCGTTCACTCACTACGCGTTCGGCTTTCCGTGGCTGACGGCGTGGCTGCTGGGCGCGGTGGTCAGCAGCACGGACGCCAGCGCGGTGTTCAGTGTCCTCAAGGAACGGCAGCTGGGCCTGAAGGGCGACGTGGCGCCGCTGCTGGAGTTCGAGTCCGGCGGGAACGACCCGATGGCGGTCTTTCTCACGGTGGGCCTGCTGGAACTGATCGCGAATCCGGGTTTGGGCGTGCTGAGCATCGTGCCGCTCTTTCTCAAGCAGATGCTGCTGGGCGCGGTGTTCGGGGTGGTGATGGGCCGCGCGGCCCTGTGGATCCTGAACCGCCTGCAACTGCAGTTCGAGGGGCTGTACTCAGTGCTGTCGCTGGCGCTGGCCCTGACGATCTTCGCGGGCACGGCGGTCGCGGGCGGCAGCGGCTTCCTGGCGATCTACATCGCGGGCGTGATTCTGGGCAACGCGGACTTCATTCACAAGCGGTCCCTGATCGGCTTTCACGATGGGCTGTCGTGGCTGATGCAGGTGGCGATGTTCCTCACGCTGGGGCTGCTCGTCAACCCGCGCGAGCTGCTGCCCACGGCGGGCCTGGCGCTGGCGTGCGCGCTCGTGCTGGTGTTCCTGGCGCGGCCGGTCAGCGTGTACCTGGCGCTGGCCCGCGCGAGGATGCCGCTGAACGAGAAGAGCATGGTGGCGTGGGTGGGCCTGCGCGGCGCGGTGCCGATCGTCCTGGCGACCTTCCCGCTGCTGGCCGGGGTGCCGCAGGCGCAGACGCTGTTCAACATCGTGTTCTTCATCGTGCTGGTCAGCGTGCTGCTGCAGGGCACGACGCTGACGCTGGTGGCGCGGTTCCTGCACGTGCGCGAGGCCCTACCGGTCAGTACGACCTCGCCGATCACGTACACGCCCACCGGGCATGACCGCAACAACATGGTTGAACTGGAGGTCACGCCGGGCAGCGCGGCGGACGGGCAGCGGATCGTGGACCTGCGCCTGCCACCCGAGGCGCTGGTGATCCTGATCAACCGCGCCGGGGAGTACCTGATTCCGCGCGGCGCGACCGAACTGCGCGGCGGGGACAACGTCCTGGTCTTGGCCGGACCGGAGGAACTGCGGGAAGTGCAGCGCCGCCTGACCGTCCCGGCCAGCGCCTGA
- the glyA gene encoding serine hydroxymethyltransferase — translation MTSTAEPTTPTRDTALFDLIAQEAERQRHGLELIASENFTSAAVREAQGSIVTNKYAEGYPGKRWYGGCEVVDRIEQLAIDRLKELFGAAWANVQPHSGSSANLAVYNALIEPGSVVLGMDLSHGGHLTHGNPVNFSGLRYQIVGYKVNPETELIDMEEVRRLAHEHKPKMIIAGASAYSRTIDFAAFREIADEVGAILFADIAHIAGLIAAGVHPNALPHAHVVASTTHKTLRGPRGGIILSNDPEIGAKIDRAVFPGYQGGPLEHVIAAKAVAFGECLTDDFKAYAAQIIRNAQALAQAFQDKGYRVVSGGTDNHLFVLDLRPQGLNGTKATKLLDANHITISKSTLPYDTEKILHGGGIRIGTPAITTRGMVERDMQTVADLIDRALKGEDVKAEVHAFAGGFPIP, via the coding sequence ATGACCAGCACCGCCGAACCCACCACGCCCACCCGCGACACGGCCCTGTTTGACCTGATCGCCCAGGAGGCCGAGCGGCAGCGCCACGGCCTGGAACTGATCGCCTCCGAGAACTTCACGTCCGCGGCGGTGCGCGAGGCGCAGGGCAGCATCGTGACGAACAAGTACGCGGAAGGCTACCCCGGCAAGCGCTGGTACGGCGGGTGCGAGGTCGTGGACCGTATCGAGCAGCTGGCCATCGACCGCCTCAAGGAACTGTTCGGCGCGGCGTGGGCGAACGTGCAGCCGCACTCGGGCAGCAGCGCGAACCTCGCGGTGTACAACGCGCTGATCGAGCCGGGGTCCGTGGTGCTGGGCATGGACCTCAGCCACGGCGGGCACCTGACGCACGGGAACCCCGTGAACTTCTCCGGACTGCGCTACCAGATCGTCGGCTACAAGGTGAACCCCGAAACCGAACTGATCGACATGGAGGAAGTCCGCCGCCTGGCGCACGAACACAAGCCGAAGATGATCATCGCGGGCGCGAGCGCCTACAGCCGCACCATCGACTTCGCGGCGTTCCGCGAGATCGCCGACGAGGTGGGCGCGATCCTGTTCGCGGACATCGCGCACATCGCAGGGCTGATCGCAGCGGGCGTGCACCCGAACGCGCTGCCGCACGCGCACGTGGTGGCCAGCACCACCCACAAGACCCTGCGCGGGCCGCGCGGCGGGATCATCCTGAGTAACGACCCCGAGATCGGCGCGAAGATCGACCGCGCCGTGTTCCCTGGCTACCAGGGCGGGCCCCTGGAACACGTGATCGCCGCCAAGGCGGTGGCCTTCGGCGAGTGCCTGACCGACGACTTCAAGGCGTACGCCGCGCAGATCATCCGCAACGCCCAGGCGCTCGCGCAGGCCTTCCAGGACAAGGGCTACCGCGTGGTGTCCGGCGGAACCGACAACCACCTGTTCGTGCTCGACCTGCGTCCCCAGGGCCTGAACGGCACCAAGGCCACGAAACTGCTCGACGCGAACCACATCACGATCAGCAAGAGCACCCTGCCGTACGACACCGAGAAGATCCTGCACGGCGGCGGCATCCGCATCGGCACCCCCGCCATCACCACGCGCGGCATGGTCGAGCGCGACATGCAGACGGTGGCGGACCTGATCGACCGCGCCCTGAAAGGCGAGGACGTCAAGGCCGAGGTGCACGCCTTCGCGGGTGGCTTCCCGATTCCCTGA